AGGACTTTCACCGCAAAGCATAGAGTCTTATTCATTTGACCTTACAAAATATATAGAATTTCTTAAATCTATAAACATAAAATCCATAAATGATGCCGATGCTCAAATAATTATTCAGCATTTAATTTTTTTAAAAGAAGAAGGTTTATCAGCAAGGTCAAGAGCCCGCCATCTTGTTAGTATGCGTGGCTTCTATAACTTTCTTAAAAATGAGAAAATTATAAAATCTGACCCTACAAAAATAATAGATTTGCCAAAAAGCAGTCTAAAACTCCCAGATGTTTTGTCTGAATTGGATATTGTAGCTCTTTTAGATGCGTCAAATTCTGAAAAACCGACCGGCATAAGGGATGGTGCTATGATTGAACTTTTGTATGCTTCCGGATTGAGGGTATCAGAACTAACAAACATTAAAATACAAGATATTAATCTTGAAGCAGGCTTTATGAAGGTTTTGGGCAAAGGTTCAAAAGAAAGAATAGTTCCTATAGGCTCTTATGCAAAAGAAAAAATTAAAAATTATCTTGATTATGTAAGGAATAGCTTGTTAAAAAATTATAAAAGCAATTATCTATTTATTGCACGAGCTGGAAAACCTATGACAAGGCAATCTTTTTGGAAAATTATAAAAAAATATGCATTAAAAGCAGGAATAAAAAAGAAAATATCTCCTCATTCATTAAGGCATTCATTTGCAAGCCATTTATTAGAAGGCGGGGCTGATTTAAGGTCTATTCAAATAATGTTAGGCCACGTAGACATATCGTCAACGCAAATTTATACCCACGTGGCCAATGAACACTTAAGAAAAGTCCATGATCAATATCATCCGAGGGATAGATAATAATATAAAAGATTATTCCATAGTCGCCTGAACAAAGGCTATAGCGTCTCTTACATCTTTCTTAAAAAAGGCATTTAATTTATCATGCCAAGTATTAGATTCTAATTCTTTTCGTATAAGTTCCGCAGATTCATTCTTCCATAATTGCTTAATGTCCATGAAAACTCTGTTAGGAGTATCAATAAAATTGCATATAATTTGTTTAGCTCTCGGTATAAGTGCGTCTTCTTCAGCTATCTCATCAATAATATCTAATTCTTTAGATTTAGTTACATCATACATTTCGCCTAAACACATTATGTCCCTAAATTTTTTCTTAGTATCAAGCCCAAATCGCATTACTCCAGCTTGAACAACAGTAAGAGATAACCCAATTTTAATTTCAGTCATGCCTAATTTAATTTTAGGATGATTTTTAGCTATTCTATAATCTGTAGCCATTGCAAAAATAAGTCCTCCAGCGGCTGCATGTCCGTTTATAGCTGAAACTACTGGTTTTTTACATGTAAATAAGCTCAGCAGAATTTCTTCTTCAACTTTAAAAAATGATACAACATCTTTTTGATCCTTAAAGTTTAAAAATATTGGCAAATGAAACCCGCTTGAAAAAAATCTTCCACTCCCTGTTAAAATAAGCCCTTTAGGCATAGGGTTTTGATTTAGATTATCAATTATTTCTTTTAATTGCATAAGCATTTCAAGGGTTATAGAATTTGTTTTGCCATGCTCAAGTGATACTATTAAAATATCATCTTCAACTCTTTGCTTTATCATTCTAACCTCCAAATCTAAATTGAATTTAAATTAAAAATATTCTGTTTCAACATGCCAAAATTTTTTCTAAAAAACAAGAGTAATAATAGATTCAAAAAATGCCTTTATACAATTTTCAAAAAACAGGAAAAATTATAAATTAAAAATGACATTTGATTTCTAATTTTTGATGTTAAAATTTGTATTAGCCTTTAAGTTTAGCCTTAATCACCTGAATTTAATGTCAGTTAATA
This region of Desulfobacterales bacterium genomic DNA includes:
- the xerD gene encoding site-specific tyrosine recombinase XerD, whose product is MDFFVDNYIQYLIVEKGLSPQSIESYSFDLTKYIEFLKSINIKSINDADAQIIIQHLIFLKEEGLSARSRARHLVSMRGFYNFLKNEKIIKSDPTKIIDLPKSSLKLPDVLSELDIVALLDASNSEKPTGIRDGAMIELLYASGLRVSELTNIKIQDINLEAGFMKVLGKGSKERIVPIGSYAKEKIKNYLDYVRNSLLKNYKSNYLFIARAGKPMTRQSFWKIIKKYALKAGIKKKISPHSLRHSFASHLLEGGADLRSIQIMLGHVDISSTQIYTHVANEHLRKVHDQYHPRDR
- a CDS encoding enoyl-CoA hydratase/isomerase family protein; this encodes MIKQRVEDDILIVSLEHGKTNSITLEMLMQLKEIIDNLNQNPMPKGLILTGSGRFFSSGFHLPIFLNFKDQKDVVSFFKVEEEILLSLFTCKKPVVSAINGHAAAGGLIFAMATDYRIAKNHPKIKLGMTEIKIGLSLTVVQAGVMRFGLDTKKKFRDIMCLGEMYDVTKSKELDIIDEIAEEDALIPRAKQIICNFIDTPNRVFMDIKQLWKNESAELIRKELESNTWHDKLNAFFKKDVRDAIAFVQATME